A stretch of the Clostridium botulinum genome encodes the following:
- a CDS encoding DUF3919 family protein, translating to MFFICLSSLVYYKKIIYNKIQVITDFNDNEKTLDNRIPTKIILSNSKLGSTEINDKFLLNDILKYIRNISNSNTTMNTIPTSDNVISISGKISYMNGETDTFKVNNHLTINNIHYYSNSYLTNTLRNMLVDSLYHFNNLINIISKSNNQIIFSNDRIKTILDCKNKYRLIESLKKLKIMSDNKDFLETNLNEKPKFHLRIYIDKNIENTAENIILLDSYEHYIIIQYLGDENGKNIYIKGDLNEKDFK from the coding sequence ATGTTTTTTATATGTCTTTCATCCTTAGTTTACTACAAAAAAATTATATACAATAAAATTCAAGTAATAACTGATTTTAATGATAATGAAAAAACATTAGACAACAGAATACCTACTAAAATAATATTATCTAATTCTAAATTAGGCTCTACAGAAATCAATGATAAATTTTTATTAAATGATATTCTTAAATACATTAGAAATATATCGAATTCCAATACAACAATGAATACAATCCCAACTTCCGATAATGTAATTTCAATATCAGGTAAAATATCTTACATGAATGGAGAAACTGATACTTTTAAAGTTAATAATCATCTAACCATTAATAATATTCATTATTACAGCAATTCTTATTTAACAAATACTCTAAGAAATATGCTGGTTGATTCATTATATCATTTTAATAATCTAATAAATATAATAAGCAAAAGCAATAATCAAATTATATTTTCCAATGACCGTATTAAAACTATTTTAGATTGCAAAAATAAATATAGACTTATTGAAAGCTTAAAAAAATTAAAAATTATGAGTGACAATAAAGACTTTTTAGAAACCAATTTAAATGAAAAACCTAAATTTCACTTACGAATTTACATAGATAAAAACATAGAAAATACGGCTGAAAACATAATTCTTCTGGATAGTTATGAACATTATATAATTATTCAATATTTAGGTGATGAAAATGGAAAAAATATTTATATAAAAGGTGATCTTAATGAAAAAGATTTTAAATAA
- a CDS encoding ABC transporter substrate-binding protein gives MKKILNKNLFLFINSLIILLLLFSIKHIFPFKKNYPDLRNKHIVVYVALREEEAKYLLELFKKETGCTYEYIKLPTEEAVMRILDEKTNPKGNIFIGGTCDGYELLKNYNLLEKYKSPNAKNISSNYMDSDGYWTGFEIDPLSIAINKESWNNSFGSKNISMPKTFNDLINPMYKGKIIIPDPKTSGTGYTFMAYLYQQLGEEYFCKFIKQLKNNINRLTISGFNSIQRVSSGEYILTVNFLGDQKIMNKSDMNIINIIPKNTGWNVNAVAAIKNNNNDEATKAFIDFCLSDEIANKLSSFSMATSTKNFKSMDYEIFKNYNFKKAAYDRNNIMNIWDSK, from the coding sequence ATGAAAAAGATTTTAAATAAAAATTTATTTTTGTTTATTAACTCTTTAATAATTTTACTACTGTTATTTAGCATTAAACATATATTTCCTTTTAAAAAAAATTATCCTGATTTAAGAAATAAACATATTGTAGTATATGTAGCATTAAGAGAAGAAGAAGCTAAATATCTTTTAGAACTTTTTAAAAAAGAAACTGGATGTACATATGAATATATAAAACTCCCAACTGAAGAAGCTGTTATGAGAATCTTAGATGAAAAAACAAATCCTAAGGGAAACATTTTTATAGGTGGAACTTGTGATGGATATGAACTTTTAAAAAATTATAATTTATTAGAAAAATATAAATCTCCTAACGCCAAAAATATTTCTTCAAACTATATGGATAGCGACGGATATTGGACAGGTTTTGAAATTGATCCTCTTTCCATAGCTATAAATAAAGAATCTTGGAATAACTCATTTGGATCAAAAAACATATCCATGCCCAAGACTTTTAATGATTTAATTAATCCCATGTACAAAGGTAAAATTATCATCCCTGATCCTAAAACTTCAGGAACTGGATATACTTTTATGGCATATTTATATCAACAATTAGGTGAAGAATACTTTTGTAAATTTATAAAACAATTAAAAAATAATATTAATAGACTTACAATTAGTGGTTTTAACTCTATTCAACGAGTTTCTTCAGGTGAATATATTTTAACAGTTAACTTTTTAGGTGATCAAAAAATTATGAATAAATCTGATATGAACATAATTAATATAATTCCTAAAAACACTGGTTGGAATGTGAATGCAGTTGCTGCAATAAAAAATAATAATAATGATGAAGCTACAAAAGCATTTATAGATTTTTGCTTATCAGATGAAATAGCAAATAAATTATCTAGTTTTTCCATGGCTACATCAACTAAAAATTTTAAGTCAATGGACTATGAAATATTTAAAAATTATAATTTTAAAAAAGCTGCTTATGATAGAAATAATATTATGAATATTTGGGATAGTAAATAA
- a CDS encoding MFS transporter, with product MFNFLKSAPKKSRLPEEKIASTYKLYRIRMFLMIFIGYTGYYLVRKNFAVASPFLMTHFDFSKTQIGLISSGLAIAYGLSKFILGGLSDKSNVKYFIGIGLLASSIVSILMGFASSVWLFLILMVCNGFFQGMGAPPCSIVIGKWFSQRERGLKMGVWNTSHNIGGGLIAPIATLSLFIFGEQHFQSIFFVPAAICIVIAFFVFFIGADTPASVGLPPIEEFNDDYPEVKEEVNPTNLSSKEIMIKYVLKNKYVWYLALANIFVYLIRQGIVNWIPIYLKQEKGFTIANANSAMFLFEYAAIPASILLGWLSDVLFKGKRAPLSIICMIGVIIATLAYWKTTNYLVTMIAVAFIGCFIYGPQLLIGMNLIDVVPSFAVGSATGFSGLCGYLCGELMADLVLGFIADKFGWNGAFIFIMIGAVMALILLSLTLKIKKNDNKDLALDA from the coding sequence ATGTTTAACTTTCTAAAATCTGCGCCAAAAAAAAGCAGACTTCCAGAAGAAAAAATAGCATCTACATACAAACTTTATCGTATTCGTATGTTTTTAATGATCTTTATAGGCTACACTGGATATTATTTAGTTAGAAAAAACTTTGCCGTAGCATCACCATTTTTAATGACTCATTTTGATTTTAGTAAAACTCAAATAGGTTTAATTAGTAGTGGACTTGCTATAGCATATGGTTTAAGTAAATTCATTTTAGGTGGTTTATCGGATAAATCTAATGTAAAATATTTTATAGGAATAGGCCTTTTAGCTTCATCTATAGTTAGTATTTTAATGGGATTTGCTAGTTCAGTTTGGTTATTTTTAATACTTATGGTGTGCAACGGATTTTTCCAAGGTATGGGTGCACCCCCATGTTCAATAGTTATCGGAAAATGGTTTTCTCAAAGAGAAAGAGGACTTAAAATGGGTGTTTGGAATACATCACATAATATCGGTGGTGGACTTATTGCCCCAATAGCAACTTTATCGTTATTCATATTTGGTGAACAACATTTTCAAAGTATTTTCTTTGTACCAGCTGCTATTTGTATAGTAATTGCATTTTTCGTATTCTTTATTGGAGCTGATACTCCAGCGTCTGTTGGACTACCTCCTATTGAAGAATTTAATGATGATTATCCTGAAGTTAAAGAAGAAGTTAATCCAACTAATTTATCATCAAAAGAAATAATGATTAAATATGTTCTTAAAAATAAATATGTTTGGTATTTAGCTTTAGCTAATATTTTTGTTTATTTAATAAGACAAGGTATCGTAAACTGGATTCCAATATACTTAAAACAAGAAAAAGGGTTTACAATTGCAAATGCTAACTCTGCTATGTTCTTGTTTGAATATGCTGCTATTCCAGCTTCAATATTACTTGGTTGGCTTTCAGATGTATTATTCAAAGGAAAAAGAGCTCCACTTAGCATCATTTGTATGATTGGTGTTATAATAGCAACATTAGCTTATTGGAAAACTACTAATTACTTAGTAACTATGATAGCTGTTGCATTTATAGGATGTTTTATTTATGGTCCTCAATTACTAATAGGTATGAATTTAATAGATGTTGTCCCAAGCTTTGCTGTTGGCTCAGCTACTGGATTTTCAGGTCTTTGCGGTTACCTATGTGGAGAACTTATGGCTGATTTAGTACTTGGATTTATAGCTGATAAATTTGGATGGAATGGTGCCTTTATCTTTATAATGATTGGTGCTGTAATGGCTCTTATTCTATTATCATTAACATTGAAAATAAAGAAAAATGATAATAAAGACCTTGCTTTAGATGCATAA
- a CDS encoding sensor histidine kinase has translation MSIKEYLKDRITFIIINIVLFIIVLGLMKFVHVGNVIIFLVFCIWFMPFLIYIIIELIKNKIYYDEMKKVLDSLDKKYLLPEVMKKPDFIEGKLVYDILSETEKYMHECVNEYRYMQQEYREYIETWVHEVKTPIASARLIIDNNENTITKNIESEIKRIEGYIEQVLYYSRSADVSKDYIIKEFQLKKVVMNAVKRNSRDFINKKISIDINNVNGTVYSDMKWIEFILNQLIGNSIKYSKEKEGKIEIYSTINNNNVVLSVKDNGIGIEQKDMERVFNKGFTGENGRKFGKSTGIGLYLCNKLCNKLGLGININSKIGVGTRVDIIFPLGKFTAF, from the coding sequence ATGAGTATAAAAGAATATTTAAAAGATAGAATTACATTTATCATAATTAATATTGTATTATTTATAATAGTATTAGGATTGATGAAGTTTGTACATGTAGGAAATGTAATAATATTTTTAGTTTTTTGTATATGGTTTATGCCTTTTTTAATTTATATAATAATAGAATTAATAAAAAATAAGATTTATTATGATGAAATGAAAAAGGTACTTGATAGTTTAGATAAAAAGTATTTATTACCCGAGGTCATGAAAAAGCCTGATTTTATTGAAGGAAAATTAGTTTATGATATATTAAGCGAAACGGAAAAATATATGCATGAATGTGTAAATGAGTATAGATATATGCAACAAGAATATAGAGAATACATAGAAACATGGGTACATGAAGTAAAAACTCCTATTGCATCTGCTAGACTTATTATAGATAATAATGAAAATACAATTACTAAAAATATAGAAAGTGAAATTAAAAGAATAGAAGGGTATATAGAGCAAGTATTATATTATTCACGAAGTGCTGATGTGAGCAAGGATTACATAATAAAAGAATTTCAATTAAAAAAAGTTGTTATGAATGCTGTAAAAAGAAATTCTAGAGATTTTATAAATAAGAAAATTTCTATAGATATTAATAATGTAAATGGAACAGTATATAGTGATATGAAATGGATTGAATTTATACTAAATCAACTTATAGGAAATTCAATAAAATATTCTAAGGAGAAAGAAGGAAAGATTGAAATTTATTCAACGATAAATAATAATAATGTAGTATTGAGTGTAAAAGATAATGGAATTGGAATTGAACAAAAGGATATGGAAAGGGTATTCAATAAAGGCTTTACTGGTGAAAATGGAAGGAAGTTTGGGAAATCTACTGGAATAGGTCTTTATTTATGTAATAAATTATGTAATAAATTAGGGCTAGGAATAAATATAAACTCAAAAATTGGAGTAGGAACTAGAGTTGATATTATATTCCCACTAGGAAAATTTACTGCGTTTTAA
- a CDS encoding response regulator transcription factor: MNKIMIIEDANTIREELKTFLIRYGYEVDALSEFNNIIEYIKSNIPDLILLDINLPVFDGYYICREIRKELDVPIVIVTSRDSDMDELMSMNLGADDFITKPYNTEILLARIGAILKRVYGNFMNQDILNYEGLKLNLANGTITYNENESEITKNEIKILSFLIKNKGNIVSRESLMDYLWSTDFFVDDNTLSVNITRLRKKLESLGLKNVIETRRRLGYIMP; this comes from the coding sequence ATGAACAAAATTATGATAATAGAAGATGCCAATACAATAAGAGAAGAACTTAAAACTTTTTTAATCAGATATGGATATGAAGTAGATGCTCTATCTGAATTTAATAATATTATAGAATATATTAAAAGCAATATTCCAGATTTAATATTATTGGACATTAATTTACCTGTATTTGATGGATATTATATATGCAGAGAAATTAGAAAAGAATTAGATGTTCCTATAGTAATAGTTACAAGTAGGGATAGTGATATGGATGAACTTATGAGTATGAATTTAGGAGCAGATGATTTTATAACTAAACCATATAATACTGAAATTTTATTAGCTCGTATTGGGGCTATTTTAAAAAGAGTATATGGAAATTTTATGAACCAAGACATTTTAAATTATGAAGGATTAAAGCTAAACTTAGCAAATGGAACTATAACTTATAATGAAAATGAATCAGAAATAACTAAAAATGAAATTAAAATACTTTCATTTCTCATTAAAAATAAGGGCAATATTGTATCAAGAGAATCATTGATGGATTATCTATGGAGTACAGATTTTTTTGTAGATGATAATACTTTATCTGTTAATATAACAAGATTAAGAAAAAAACTTGAGAGTTTAGGACTAAAGAATGTTATAGAAACCAGAAGACGGTTAGGTTATATAATGCCATGA